Proteins encoded in a region of the Sphingomonas japonica genome:
- a CDS encoding RBBP9/YdeN family alpha/beta hydrolase — translation MGNFSDIDPGNPVVLTVPGLGGSGPAHWQSLWEETRPDTARVELGMWNAPHRNAWVTKLDQAIRAAGRPVVLAAHSLGCLAVAWWAELASQPFGFPVAGALLVAPADVDRADAHPDLCAFAPAPRKLLPFPSILVASSDDPWIDLSRADQLAAQWGSHFVDAGPQGHLNATSGIGWWSEGQALLDRVIDSAAVGKATRWRSRGDHALLAVSATDAAQAHYLGSDRFS, via the coding sequence ATGGGCAATTTCTCTGACATCGATCCCGGTAACCCGGTGGTCTTGACCGTGCCGGGGCTCGGCGGATCCGGTCCGGCGCACTGGCAAAGCCTGTGGGAAGAGACGCGGCCCGATACCGCGCGAGTCGAACTGGGAATGTGGAACGCGCCGCACCGCAATGCCTGGGTTACAAAGCTCGATCAGGCGATTCGCGCCGCCGGTCGGCCCGTGGTCCTCGCCGCGCATTCGCTGGGGTGCCTCGCGGTCGCGTGGTGGGCGGAACTGGCCAGCCAGCCTTTCGGCTTTCCGGTCGCCGGCGCATTGCTTGTCGCACCCGCCGATGTCGATCGCGCCGATGCCCATCCCGACCTTTGCGCCTTCGCCCCCGCGCCTCGCAAGCTGTTGCCATTTCCGTCGATCCTGGTCGCGAGCAGCGACGATCCGTGGATCGACCTCTCCCGCGCCGATCAGCTCGCCGCGCAGTGGGGCAGCCACTTTGTCGATGCGGGACCGCAGGGACATCTCAACGCTACCAGCGGCATTGGCTGGTGGAGCGAGGGTCAGGCCTTGCTCGACCGAGTGATCGACAGCGCCGCGGTCGGCAAGGCCACGCGCTGGCGCTCGCGCGGCGACCATGCGCTGCTTGCGGTCAGCGCCACCGACGCGGCGCAGGCGCATTATCTGGGTTCTGACCGCTTCAGCTAG
- a CDS encoding alpha/beta hydrolase codes for MDLALFRGSEHAIVTIGGCRGDAPAWQTAFGWPARGDRHIDFQGEGTAARNMLGVHLDQAVAQADRAVLLVASGVGCLAAAWWARLSPSQSVARVAGAVLFAPEDASDAEQERFASPRLRLPFPAILVGGAARPDQDRRLAALAEDWGGSVLTERQPSLRIASDRAGGARSPWRHARRTIARWSAAVVAHEARLAGALSGQDDAFDR; via the coding sequence ATGGACCTCGCACTGTTTCGCGGATCGGAGCATGCGATCGTGACGATCGGCGGGTGCCGCGGCGATGCGCCCGCCTGGCAGACGGCGTTCGGCTGGCCCGCACGCGGCGATCGTCATATCGATTTTCAGGGCGAGGGCACCGCGGCGCGCAACATGCTGGGCGTGCATCTCGACCAGGCTGTGGCGCAGGCGGATCGCGCTGTCCTGCTGGTCGCTTCGGGCGTCGGCTGCCTCGCGGCAGCGTGGTGGGCGCGGCTTTCGCCGAGCCAGTCGGTAGCGCGCGTGGCCGGTGCGGTGCTGTTCGCGCCCGAAGATGCGAGCGACGCCGAGCAGGAGCGCTTCGCGTCGCCGCGGCTGCGCTTGCCATTTCCCGCTATCCTTGTCGGAGGCGCCGCGCGGCCGGACCAGGACCGCCGCCTTGCGGCGCTGGCCGAAGATTGGGGCGGCAGCGTGCTGACGGAGCGGCAGCCGTCGCTGCGCATCGCGTCCGATCGGGCAGGCGGCGCGCGCTCGCCATGGCGGCATGCGCGCCGCACAATCGCGCGCTGGTCGGCTGCCGTCGTCGCGCACGAGGCCCGGCTTGCCGGGGCGCTGAGCGGGCAGGACGACGCGTTCGATCGCTGA
- a CDS encoding S9 family peptidase has protein sequence MTLPPPPVAAARPHSITHHGVTIDDPYAWLKDAGYPKVEHAEILDYLKAENAYYEAVMAPHAALTDTLFKEMRGRIKEDESTVPQKDGDWLYWTAFETGGEYRKWWRRPVGAEPGEADELILDEPALAEGKEYFSLGALSVSPDGRLLAFAYDDTGSERFEGHVKDLTTGELLSDVVPGILSEMVWTQDSGGFLYCPANDQWRTDRACWHKLGTATVDDAVLYREADEGFRVTVGETQSRRFLVIATGDHVTSEVYLLPAGDPAAGPLLVAPRRVGREYDVDEHDGTLFIHTNDMHPNFRLVTAPVEAPGDWTELIGPSPDFYMTGIVTFADFFVVEGRDRGLDQIWLHRYDGRAPTLIPFPEASYVAGVGDNPEYAIDTLRLGYESMVTPGTVYDYDVTSGALTTLKVQEIPSGYDPAGYATERLEITARDGTQVPCSIVYPAGFPRDGSGKLYLYAYGAYGYAVPPGFSTSRMSFLDRGVAFAIAHIRGGDDLGQQWYLDGKLDKRANTFNDFVDVARGLIERGFTSAGNIAIAGRSAGGELMGAVVNSDPELWRVAVIDVPFVDVLNTMLDDSLPLTPGEWPEWGNPITDPAAFELIRSYSPYDNVKAQDYPALYISGGLNDPRVTYWEPAKFAAKLRAMKTDDHVLVLKTNMGAGHGGKSGRWTSLKESAEEMAFVLWQLGMAE, from the coding sequence ATGACGCTTCCCCCTCCCCCCGTTGCCGCCGCTCGTCCCCATTCTATCACCCACCACGGCGTCACCATCGACGACCCTTATGCCTGGCTGAAGGACGCGGGCTATCCCAAGGTCGAGCATGCCGAGATCCTCGACTATCTCAAGGCCGAGAACGCCTATTACGAAGCGGTGATGGCGCCGCATGCGGCGCTGACCGATACCTTGTTCAAGGAGATGCGCGGGCGCATCAAGGAGGACGAATCGACGGTCCCGCAGAAGGATGGCGACTGGCTGTACTGGACCGCATTCGAGACCGGCGGCGAATATCGCAAATGGTGGCGGCGGCCGGTCGGTGCGGAACCGGGCGAGGCCGACGAACTGATCCTCGACGAGCCGGCGCTGGCGGAGGGAAAAGAATATTTCTCGCTCGGCGCGCTCTCGGTGAGCCCGGACGGCCGGCTGCTTGCCTTTGCCTATGACGACACCGGATCGGAACGGTTCGAGGGACATGTCAAGGACCTGACCACCGGCGAACTGCTCTCGGACGTGGTGCCGGGCATACTGTCGGAAATGGTGTGGACGCAGGATTCGGGCGGCTTCCTCTATTGCCCCGCCAATGACCAGTGGCGCACCGACCGCGCCTGCTGGCACAAACTGGGTACCGCCACAGTCGACGATGCGGTGCTCTACCGCGAGGCCGACGAAGGCTTCCGCGTGACGGTCGGCGAGACGCAGTCGCGGCGGTTCCTGGTGATCGCGACGGGCGACCACGTCACCAGCGAAGTCTATCTGCTCCCCGCCGGCGACCCCGCCGCCGGCCCGTTGCTGGTCGCGCCGCGCCGGGTCGGGCGCGAATATGATGTCGACGAGCATGACGGCACCTTGTTCATCCACACCAACGACATGCATCCCAATTTCCGGCTGGTGACCGCGCCGGTCGAGGCGCCGGGCGACTGGACCGAACTGATCGGGCCCTCTCCAGACTTCTACATGACCGGGATCGTCACCTTTGCCGATTTCTTCGTGGTCGAGGGGCGCGACCGCGGGCTCGATCAGATCTGGCTGCACCGCTATGACGGCCGCGCGCCGACGCTGATCCCCTTTCCCGAAGCGAGCTATGTCGCGGGCGTCGGCGACAATCCCGAATATGCGATCGATACGCTCAGGCTCGGCTATGAATCGATGGTTACACCGGGAACCGTGTACGACTATGACGTGACGAGCGGCGCGCTCACCACGCTCAAGGTCCAGGAAATCCCCAGCGGCTACGACCCCGCCGGATACGCCACCGAGCGGCTCGAGATTACCGCGCGCGACGGGACGCAGGTGCCGTGCTCGATCGTGTATCCCGCCGGCTTCCCACGCGATGGCTCGGGCAAGCTCTATCTCTATGCCTATGGCGCTTATGGCTATGCGGTGCCGCCGGGCTTCTCGACCAGCCGCATGTCGTTCCTCGACCGCGGCGTCGCGTTCGCGATCGCGCATATCCGCGGCGGCGATGACTTGGGCCAGCAATGGTATCTCGACGGCAAGCTCGACAAGCGCGCCAACACGTTCAACGATTTTGTCGACGTCGCCAGGGGGCTGATCGAGCGCGGTTTCACCTCGGCGGGCAACATCGCCATCGCCGGGCGCTCGGCAGGCGGCGAGCTGATGGGGGCGGTGGTCAATTCGGATCCCGAGCTGTGGCGGGTCGCGGTGATCGACGTGCCCTTCGTCGACGTGCTCAATACCATGCTCGACGACAGCCTGCCGCTGACGCCGGGCGAGTGGCCCGAATGGGGCAATCCTATCACCGATCCGGCGGCGTTCGAGCTGATCCGATCCTATTCGCCGTATGACAATGTAAAGGCGCAGGATTATCCGGCCCTGTACATCTCGGGCGGGCTCAACGATCCGCGCGTGACCTATTGGGAGCCGGCGAAGTTCGCAGCGAAGCTGCGCGCGATGAAGACCGACGATCACGTGCTGGTGCTCAAGACCAACATGGGCGCCGGACATGGCGGCAAATCGGGCCGCTGGACGTCGCTTAAGGAATCCGCCGAGGAAATGGCATTCGTGCTGTGGCAACTGGGGATGGCGGAGTAG
- a CDS encoding aminopeptidase P family protein translates to MSTHADRLAALRTQLAAQQLDGFVVPLTDEHLSEYVGDYAQRLGWLTGFQGSAGNAVVLPEQAAIFTDGRYTLQVREQVDAAHWRYVAVPQTSLTDWLGQHAPDGGRIGYDPWLHSRAWVDEARKALAERGAELVAVDVNPIDAIWRDRPVPSAATLAVQPDAVAGKSAAEKRGDIAEWLSERRADAVVLTALDSIAWAFNVRGADVPRTPVALACAILHADATADLFVAPKKLTDAVRQHLGNAVRVHDRTAFAGALGQFAGKRVAADPGGAVAAIFDALEAGGAKVIGVRDPALLAKAIKNDVEIAGHRAAQVRDGAAMVRFLRWIEGEAPKGGQTELSAAAKLEEFRKATGALKDLSFDSISGAGAHGAIPHYHVTEESNAPIEPGLFLIDSGGQYVDGTTDITRVVPVGPPTDEMRNRFTRVLKGMIAISRVVFPEGTVGGQIDVLARQPLWEIGLDYPHGTGHGVGAFLSVHEGPQRIAAPNYPGGGPTEPLRAGMFLSNEPGYYKAGEYGIRIENLILVEQRRIDGAEQPMLGFETLTFVPIERDLIEPDLLTADEREWLNAYHAETLRRIAPELGADDRAWLEAKCAPL, encoded by the coding sequence ATGTCGACCCATGCCGACCGCCTTGCCGCCCTGCGCACCCAGCTTGCGGCGCAGCAGCTCGACGGCTTCGTCGTGCCGCTCACCGACGAGCATCTGTCGGAATATGTCGGCGACTATGCCCAGCGGCTCGGCTGGCTGACCGGTTTCCAGGGCTCGGCCGGCAACGCGGTGGTGCTGCCCGAGCAGGCGGCGATCTTTACCGACGGGCGCTATACGCTGCAGGTGCGCGAACAGGTCGATGCCGCGCACTGGCGCTATGTCGCGGTGCCGCAGACCAGCCTCACCGATTGGCTTGGACAGCATGCGCCCGATGGTGGTCGGATCGGCTATGATCCCTGGCTGCACAGCCGCGCCTGGGTCGACGAAGCGCGCAAGGCGCTTGCCGAGCGCGGGGCCGAGCTCGTCGCCGTCGATGTCAATCCGATCGATGCGATATGGCGCGACCGTCCTGTGCCGTCCGCCGCGACGCTCGCCGTCCAGCCGGACGCGGTGGCCGGCAAGTCGGCGGCGGAAAAGCGCGGCGATATCGCCGAATGGCTGAGCGAGCGCCGCGCCGACGCGGTGGTGCTGACCGCGCTCGATTCGATCGCATGGGCGTTCAACGTCCGCGGTGCCGACGTGCCGCGAACCCCGGTCGCGCTCGCCTGCGCGATCCTTCACGCCGATGCCACCGCCGATCTGTTCGTCGCGCCCAAGAAGCTGACCGATGCCGTCCGCCAGCATCTCGGCAACGCGGTGCGCGTCCACGACCGCACCGCTTTCGCCGGTGCCTTGGGGCAATTCGCGGGCAAGCGGGTCGCGGCTGACCCCGGCGGCGCGGTTGCGGCGATCTTCGACGCGCTCGAGGCGGGCGGGGCCAAGGTGATCGGAGTGCGCGACCCGGCGCTGCTGGCCAAGGCGATCAAGAACGATGTCGAGATCGCCGGCCACCGCGCCGCACAGGTGCGCGACGGGGCGGCGATGGTGCGGTTCCTGCGCTGGATCGAGGGCGAAGCGCCCAAGGGGGGGCAGACCGAGCTATCGGCGGCGGCGAAGCTGGAGGAATTCCGCAAGGCCACCGGCGCGCTCAAGGATCTGTCGTTCGACAGCATTTCCGGCGCCGGCGCGCACGGCGCGATCCCGCATTACCATGTCACCGAGGAATCGAATGCCCCGATCGAGCCGGGGTTGTTCCTGATCGATTCGGGCGGGCAATATGTCGACGGCACCACCGACATCACCCGCGTCGTCCCGGTCGGGCCGCCGACCGACGAGATGCGCAACCGCTTCACCCGCGTGCTCAAGGGCATGATTGCGATCAGCCGCGTCGTGTTTCCCGAGGGCACGGTGGGCGGACAGATCGACGTGCTGGCGCGGCAGCCCTTGTGGGAGATCGGGCTCGATTACCCGCACGGCACCGGCCATGGCGTCGGCGCGTTCCTGTCGGTGCACGAGGGGCCGCAGCGCATCGCCGCACCCAATTATCCCGGCGGGGGCCCGACCGAACCGCTGCGCGCCGGCATGTTCCTGTCGAACGAGCCGGGCTATTACAAGGCAGGCGAATACGGCATTCGCATCGAGAACCTGATCCTGGTCGAGCAGCGCCGGATCGACGGCGCCGAACAGCCGATGCTGGGGTTCGAGACACTCACCTTCGTGCCGATCGAGCGCGATCTGATCGAGCCGGACTTGCTCACCGCCGACGAGCGCGAATGGTTGAATGCCTATCATGCCGAAACGCTGCGCCGCATCGCGCCAGAGCTGGGCGCCGACGATCGGGCCTGGTTAGAAGCGAAATGCGCGCCGCTATGA
- a CDS encoding TspO/MBR family protein, whose amino-acid sequence MNEIASQGQLRMSLFRWAAVTVPAVLMLGLVSARLVPSGSDNPWYVALAKPAITPPGWLFPVAWTLLYLLMGLAIAVILNARGSRGRGLAITLFVVQLALNLIWSPTFFGAQAVFAAFLIIVAMDVAAIATTLAFGRIRPLAAWLMVPYLVWISFAGVLNWSIHRMNPNAQALVPKASSTQIEL is encoded by the coding sequence GTGAACGAGATCGCGTCCCAAGGCCAGTTGCGCATGTCGTTGTTCCGCTGGGCGGCCGTGACGGTGCCGGCGGTGCTGATGCTTGGACTGGTTTCAGCCCGGCTGGTGCCGAGCGGGTCGGACAATCCGTGGTATGTCGCGCTTGCCAAGCCTGCGATCACTCCGCCGGGCTGGCTGTTTCCCGTCGCCTGGACGCTGCTATATCTGTTGATGGGGCTGGCGATCGCGGTGATCCTCAATGCCCGCGGATCGCGCGGGCGCGGGCTGGCGATCACGTTGTTCGTCGTCCAGCTCGCGCTCAACCTGATCTGGTCGCCGACCTTTTTCGGCGCACAGGCGGTATTCGCCGCGTTTCTGATCATCGTCGCGATGGACGTGGCGGCGATCGCCACGACGCTGGCGTTCGGCCGTATCCGTCCGCTCGCGGCTTGGCTGATGGTGCCGTATCTGGTCTGGATCAGCTTTGCCGGCGTGCTCAACTGGTCGATCCACCGCATGAACCCGAATGCACAGGCCCTTGTGCCCAAGGCGTCGTCCACCCAAATCGAGCTTTGA
- a CDS encoding pyrroline-5-carboxylate reductase family protein, which yields MRLWQIGCGNMGGAMLARWIGAGALDPGDVTVIVRSSAEVPKGVRVETALPQGPLPDILLLAVKPYQIDAVAPMLDGRGRLPLLVSILAGVEEAALAERFDATAIVRAMPNLPVRLGSGVVALSSPSADAAARERVTELMAPLGLVEWIDDVALFDLVTALAGSGPGFVYRFIDALAGAAHSLGLPAELALRLAVATTDGAARLAADAQVSPAELADRVASKGGSTRAGLNVLDADNALERLLEATLVAARDRNVEMAATARG from the coding sequence ATCCGCCTTTGGCAGATCGGTTGTGGCAATATGGGCGGCGCGATGCTCGCGCGCTGGATCGGGGCTGGCGCGCTCGACCCCGGCGACGTGACGGTCATCGTTCGCAGCTCGGCTGAAGTTCCCAAGGGCGTTCGCGTGGAGACAGCGCTCCCGCAAGGTCCGCTTCCCGATATCCTCCTATTGGCGGTGAAGCCGTACCAGATCGACGCGGTTGCGCCGATGCTCGACGGACGCGGACGGCTGCCACTGCTGGTGTCGATCCTGGCGGGCGTCGAGGAGGCCGCGCTGGCCGAGCGCTTCGATGCCACCGCGATCGTGCGGGCGATGCCCAACCTGCCCGTGCGGCTGGGCAGCGGCGTGGTGGCCTTGAGCAGCCCCAGCGCCGACGCGGCGGCGCGCGAACGGGTGACGGAATTGATGGCACCGCTCGGCCTGGTCGAATGGATCGATGATGTGGCCTTGTTCGATCTCGTCACCGCCCTGGCCGGAAGCGGACCGGGGTTCGTCTATCGCTTCATCGATGCGCTGGCCGGCGCGGCGCATAGCCTGGGACTGCCTGCCGAGCTTGCGCTGCGGCTCGCGGTCGCGACGACCGACGGTGCCGCGCGCCTGGCCGCGGATGCGCAGGTGTCGCCCGCGGAGCTGGCCGACCGCGTCGCCAGCAAGGGAGGCTCGACGCGCGCCGGATTGAACGTGCTCGACGCGGACAATGCGCTCGAGCGGTTGCTGGAGGCCACGCTGGTCGCGGCGCGCGACCGTAACGTCGAGATGGCAGCCACCGCCCGGGGCTGA
- a CDS encoding YbjN domain-containing protein — MLDEAEDERDDAAPIDMLEEYYAAHGWTHSRDDDEIVAKVKGSWAEYELRAIWRDDDSVLQFLAFPDVRVADERRAAIYETIGLVNEQLWIGHFELWSSSGILLYRHAAMIDSDEEATMSLAQAELLIESAIDECERFYPVFQFVLWGGKSPKDAIAAALIETQGEA, encoded by the coding sequence ATGCTCGATGAAGCCGAAGACGAGCGCGACGATGCCGCGCCGATCGATATGCTCGAGGAATATTACGCCGCGCATGGCTGGACCCACAGCCGCGACGACGATGAGATCGTCGCCAAGGTCAAGGGCAGCTGGGCGGAATATGAACTGCGCGCGATCTGGCGCGATGACGACAGCGTCCTCCAGTTTCTCGCCTTTCCCGATGTTCGCGTCGCCGACGAACGGCGCGCGGCGATCTACGAGACGATCGGGCTGGTCAACGAGCAATTGTGGATCGGCCATTTCGAACTTTGGTCGTCGAGCGGCATCCTCCTATACCGCCACGCTGCGATGATCGACAGCGACGAGGAAGCGACGATGTCGCTCGCGCAAGCCGAATTGCTGATCGAATCGGCGATCGACGAATGCGAGCGCTTCTATCCGGTATTCCAGTTCGTGCTGTGGGGGGGCAAGTCGCCCAAGGACGCGATCGCCGCCGCCTTGATCGAGACGCAGGGAGAAGCGTGA
- a CDS encoding TlyA family RNA methyltransferase — protein sequence MAKVRVDQLLVDRGLVESRTRAQALIMAGLVFAGTRKIDKPGQTVPDDTELDVRGRDHPWVSRGGIKLAHALDHFVLDPAGAVAIDVGSSTGGFTDVLLSRGAARVYAVDSGTNQLAWKLRQDARVIVHEQTSARILTPAHIAEPVDWVVCDTSFIALAKVLAVPLGFVRAGGRLVALIKPQFEAERGEVGKGGVVRDAEVHRRVCATASEWLQSSGWDVDGITESPITGPEGNREFLVAARKRADTD from the coding sequence ATGGCCAAAGTTCGCGTCGATCAGTTGCTCGTCGATCGCGGGCTCGTCGAAAGCCGGACGCGCGCTCAGGCGCTGATCATGGCCGGGCTGGTGTTCGCCGGGACGCGCAAGATCGACAAGCCGGGACAGACGGTCCCGGACGACACCGAACTCGACGTGCGCGGCCGCGATCATCCCTGGGTTTCGCGCGGCGGCATCAAGCTGGCGCATGCGCTCGATCATTTCGTGCTCGATCCTGCAGGAGCCGTCGCGATCGACGTCGGATCGTCGACCGGTGGATTTACCGACGTGCTGCTGTCGCGCGGCGCGGCGCGTGTGTACGCGGTCGATTCGGGCACCAATCAGCTGGCATGGAAGCTGCGGCAGGACGCGCGCGTCATCGTCCATGAACAGACCAGCGCCCGCATCCTGACCCCAGCGCATATTGCCGAGCCGGTCGACTGGGTGGTGTGCGATACCAGCTTCATCGCGCTTGCCAAGGTGCTGGCGGTGCCGCTCGGCTTCGTCCGGGCCGGGGGACGGCTGGTCGCGCTGATCAAGCCGCAGTTCGAGGCGGAGCGCGGCGAGGTCGGCAAGGGCGGAGTGGTCCGCGATGCCGAGGTGCATCGCCGGGTCTGTGCGACGGCATCCGAATGGCTTCAGTCAAGCGGATGGGATGTCGATGGCATCACCGAAAGTCCGATCACCGGCCCCGAAGGCAATCGCGAATTCCTGGTGGCTGCGCGCAAGCGAGCCGATACGGATTGA
- a CDS encoding opacity protein gives MRYGLLAAAAIAVAAPSVAFAQDSYETAAPVDGATAPDGTPAFGIEPYVGVMGGYEFFDSENTEAGIPRFPNENLKGTLVQGVAGINVPLGPVFVGAEGNAAKGVEGDIDWQYGAAGRFGIRTGDSGMFYGKVGYQWVNFDRLGEDSPDFHDITYGIGMEVGPKDIGLGGVTGNSGVRLRLEANTFGDFNSFRPMAGLIAHF, from the coding sequence ATGCGTTATGGTCTTCTCGCCGCGGCGGCTATCGCCGTGGCCGCACCCTCCGTCGCCTTTGCGCAGGACAGCTATGAAACGGCTGCACCGGTCGATGGCGCGACTGCGCCCGATGGCACCCCCGCGTTCGGCATCGAGCCTTACGTCGGCGTGATGGGTGGGTACGAGTTCTTCGACAGCGAAAATACCGAGGCCGGCATCCCCCGCTTCCCCAACGAAAACCTGAAGGGCACGCTGGTGCAGGGCGTCGCCGGCATCAACGTGCCGCTCGGCCCCGTGTTCGTCGGTGCCGAGGGTAATGCTGCCAAGGGTGTCGAAGGCGACATCGACTGGCAGTATGGCGCGGCCGGCCGTTTCGGCATCCGCACCGGTGACAGCGGCATGTTCTATGGCAAGGTCGGCTATCAGTGGGTCAATTTCGACCGCCTCGGCGAGGACAGCCCGGATTTCCATGACATCACCTATGGTATCGGCATGGAAGTCGGCCCGAAGGACATCGGCCTGGGCGGCGTTACCGGCAACAGCGGCGTACGGCTGCGTCTCGAGGCGAACACGTTCGGCGATTTCAACAGCTTCCGCCCGATGGCGGGCCTGATCGCGCACTTCTAA
- a CDS encoding accessory factor UbiK family protein, giving the protein MQTENRLFDDLAKFVNGAAGTIAGMAREGESAARERAREWIGGLEFVSRDEFEAVKAMAAAARDEVEALKAEIATLKGNAGQ; this is encoded by the coding sequence ATGCAGACCGAGAACCGCCTCTTTGACGACCTGGCCAAATTCGTGAACGGCGCCGCCGGCACGATCGCCGGGATGGCGCGCGAGGGCGAGAGCGCCGCGCGCGAGCGTGCGCGCGAGTGGATCGGCGGACTGGAATTCGTCAGCCGCGACGAGTTCGAGGCGGTCAAGGCAATGGCGGCCGCCGCGCGCGACGAGGTCGAGGCGCTCAAGGCCGAGATAGCTACGCTCAAAGGAAATGCGGGCCAGTAA